In one Pseudomonas sp. 31-12 genomic region, the following are encoded:
- a CDS encoding YcaO-like family protein: protein MDNFTRVERELTLAQAEKRIHAELENLGLRAEPRILGQKIVAVHVSASAGNQQGIARGAGKGYLHHAQVGALYETLEHHLSDHFSACDIHCIAPHYFSDSPLFFDDTVLSTLTDQPDALTACRTYTDIFKKTLFSYPVALCTPDYSRQPLEQDSTNYGVLRRYASNSGTAIGASYDEAVLHAANECIERDAVSLFLLEHFYYENRPVLRRVGRVADHEQLGQLWSDAEAEIGAEIILIDISTEFLPHTFLAFSTEPASHPRVFGSGSSISARHGAWRALTELVQLHHGASEPGLQHYLSNAQRHLSKFPRLLRCLQFDLYPLLTLCEQVTVDLPETINERPLAEQINLLAEDLHQHGRALGVTQLHQTSLGTTLVNVVIPGLERFFVVSSGNVVIPQARGRRLQRNQGVAA from the coding sequence ATGGATAACTTTACACGTGTAGAACGAGAACTCACCCTTGCGCAGGCTGAAAAGAGGATTCACGCCGAACTGGAAAACCTGGGGCTTCGCGCAGAACCCCGCATACTCGGGCAAAAAATTGTCGCGGTGCATGTCTCGGCGAGTGCTGGCAATCAACAGGGCATCGCCAGGGGAGCGGGAAAAGGTTACCTCCATCACGCCCAGGTGGGTGCACTTTACGAAACACTGGAACACCATCTAAGTGATCATTTCAGCGCCTGCGATATTCACTGTATTGCCCCGCATTACTTTTCTGACTCTCCACTATTTTTCGATGACACGGTTCTTTCTACTCTCACCGACCAACCCGATGCTTTGACAGCCTGCAGAACTTACACGGACATATTCAAAAAAACTTTATTCTCTTACCCCGTTGCATTATGCACTCCCGACTATTCACGCCAGCCACTGGAACAAGACTCTACGAACTACGGCGTATTACGGCGCTATGCCTCTAACAGTGGAACGGCCATTGGCGCGAGCTACGACGAAGCGGTCTTGCATGCGGCAAATGAATGCATCGAGCGCGATGCGGTTTCGTTGTTTCTGCTGGAGCATTTTTACTACGAGAACCGGCCTGTGCTGCGCCGGGTCGGTCGCGTGGCAGATCACGAACAATTGGGCCAACTGTGGTCGGATGCCGAAGCGGAGATCGGAGCGGAAATCATCCTGATCGACATCAGCACTGAATTCCTGCCACACACCTTTCTGGCGTTCTCAACCGAACCCGCCTCCCATCCTCGCGTGTTTGGCAGCGGTAGTTCGATCAGCGCCCGACATGGCGCCTGGCGGGCGCTGACCGAACTCGTCCAACTCCATCACGGGGCCTCGGAGCCAGGACTGCAACACTACCTGAGTAACGCGCAACGGCACTTGAGCAAATTTCCTCGCCTGCTCCGCTGCCTGCAATTCGACCTGTATCCACTGCTTACCTTGTGCGAGCAAGTCACGGTCGACTTACCCGAAACAATCAATGAACGCCCGTTGGCCGAGCAAATCAACTTGCTGGCAGAAGATCTCCACCAGCATGGACGCGCGCTGGGGGTCACCCAACTCCATCAAACCTCGTTGGGGACCACGCTGGTCAACGTCGTCATTCCGGGGCTGGAGCGTTTTTTTGTGGTGTCCAGTGGCAATGTGGTGATACCGCAGGCACGAGGGCGGCGCCTGCAAAGGAATCAGGGAGTAGCAGCATGA
- a CDS encoding DNA-binding transcriptional regulator: MALTPELMDGLEALADERLGKITLRTHKVQLPKLVPITAEEVVAIRQQLNLSRSVFAMYLRTNTRTLENWEQGRAIPNAQATTLIRLVERFPETVAQLAALT; the protein is encoded by the coding sequence ATGGCTCTGACGCCCGAACTGATGGATGGCCTCGAAGCCCTGGCGGATGAGCGCCTAGGCAAGATCACATTGCGAACACACAAGGTTCAGTTGCCAAAGCTGGTGCCCATCACTGCCGAGGAAGTGGTAGCCATCCGCCAACAGCTCAACCTCTCCCGTTCCGTGTTCGCCATGTATCTGCGCACCAACACCCGAACCCTCGAGAATTGGGAGCAGGGACGGGCAATTCCCAATGCCCAAGCCACGACACTGATCCGCCTGGTTGAGCGTTTTCCGGAGACAGTAGCGCAACTGGCTGCACTGACTTGA
- a CDS encoding DUF6124 family protein, whose amino-acid sequence MKKPTPNPPEADAVADADSTSPYASVDTRKLHEAADRALDYYLNPTAQIMAAPYTPNEMFFVNPKADTESLLANACESLASATVMLGDFAALLEGTHRRTLLGIAQVVMLGELAVNKALDNVDPAG is encoded by the coding sequence ATGAAAAAGCCAACACCCAACCCTCCCGAAGCAGACGCCGTTGCGGACGCCGACTCAACATCCCCTTATGCTTCCGTTGACACCCGAAAACTCCACGAAGCCGCCGACCGCGCGCTCGACTACTACCTCAACCCCACCGCCCAAATCATGGCCGCGCCATACACCCCCAACGAAATGTTCTTCGTAAACCCCAAAGCAGACACAGAGTCGTTGCTGGCCAATGCCTGTGAATCCCTGGCATCGGCCACGGTCATGCTCGGTGACTTTGCTGCGCTGCTGGAAGGCACGCATCGCAGAACGCTGTTGGGGATCGCACAGGTGGTGATGTTGGGCGAACTGGCGGTGAACAAGGCGTTGGACAACGTCGACCCCGCTGGCTGA